Proteins from a single region of Enoplosus armatus isolate fEnoArm2 chromosome 6, fEnoArm2.hap1, whole genome shotgun sequence:
- the LOC139286423 gene encoding netrin-4-like isoform X1, giving the protein MRLWTLLVIIPVCASSPLSAETSQAKGPAVESRCSGRACNPRMGNLAQGRVLSTQSVCGSNSSEPYCFYKQTAAPRSRESCSEAKCSKCSSAVPSQAHPPSAMSDSSFRYPDTWWQSAEGVKEETLQLDLETEFLLTHLILVFRSPRPAAMVLERSQDHGHTWKALRYFARDCEEVFGLAEGSPQSGASCTSKYSGAFPCTRGEVIYRALSPWHSVDPYGPAAQDQLMITNLRVHLLQRQPCPCQAKHPDAAVLPTDHYAIYDFIVKGSCHCNGHADYCVPAMGYQPSHQKPNNMVHGKCVCRHNTAGDHCERCAPLYNDQPWQAANGIIGTPHECQKCKCNGHAKSCHFSRGLWLATGRRSGGVCDDCCHNTEGRHCQNCKKGFFRDPSRPKTAADSCKPCSCHPVGSVLSGGSTLCNPSSGECTCKPGVGGPRCDSCMLGYWGLHEYGCRPCDCTGDCDPYTGDCISGSDVEVFYTATGHMGHSSNNSEKALFRVEELFSALHHSEKCECVEVTLGSPKLFCAAEYDYVLVVRVMSAHDKGSHAEVEVKVKKVLHQSPRMKIQRGSVTLYPESWTIQGCTCPILNPGSEYVVAGHEDWKTGRLMVNTKSLVKPWKSSLGRKILHILRKDCGLW; this is encoded by the exons ATGAGGCTGTGGACTTTACTTGTCATCATCCCGGTGTGCGCATCCTCTCCACTTTCAGCCG AAACGTCTCAAGCCAAAGGTCCGGCTGTGGAGAGCCGCTGCTCCGGCCGAGCCTGCAACCCTCGCATGGGCAACTTGGCCCAGGGTCGAGTCCTGAGCACCCAGTCGGTCTGCGGCTCCAACTCCTCGGAGCCCTACTGCTTCTACAAACAGACTGCCGCCCCCCGCAGCAGGGAGTCATGCTCGGAGGCAAAATGCAGCAAGTGCAGCTCTGCTGTCCCCAGCCAGGCGCACCCTCCCTCTGCCATGAGCGACTCCTCTTTCCGCTATCCTGACACTTGGTGGCAGTCTGCAGAGGGGGTGAAGGAGGAGACGCTCCAACTCGACCTGGAGACGGAGTTCCTGCTCACCCACCTCATACTGGTGTTCCGCTCACCCCGCCCCGCTGCCATGGTACTGGAGCGCTCCCAGGACCACGGGCACACATGGAAGGCCCTCAGGTATTTTGCCCGAGACTGTGAGGAGGTGTTTGGCCTGGCAGAGGGGTCGCCACAGAGTGGAGCAAGTTGCACCTCCAAATATTCAGGAGCTTTCCCTTGTACCAGAGGAGAG GTGATCTATCGAGCCTTATCGCCCTGGCACTCAGTGGATCCGTATGGACCAGCCGCCCAGGACCAGCTCATGATCACCAACCTGAGAGTCCATCTGCTGCAGCGCCAGCCGTGTCCCTGCCAGGCCAAACATCCTGATGCCGCCGTCCTCCCCACAGACCATTATGCCATCTATGATTTTATTGTCAAAGGCAGTTGCCATTGTAACGGACATGCTGACTACTGTGTGCCAGCCATGGGCTACCAACCCAGCCATCAGAAGCCCAACAACATG GTCCATGGCAAGTGTGTTTGCAGACATAACACAGCCGGTGACCACTGCGAGCGCTGTGCACCTCTCTACAATGACCAACCCTGGCAGGCTGCCAACGGCATCATAGGGACACCGCATGAGTGCCAGA AGTGCAAGTGTAATGGCCACGCCAAGAGCTGTCATTTCAGTCGTGGGTTGTGGCTAGCAACGGGACGCCGGAGTGGTGGCGTTTGTGACGACTGCTGCCACAACACAGAGGGCCGGCACTGCCAGAACTGCAAGAAGGGCTTCTTCAGAGACCCCAGCCGACCAAAAACTGCCGCTGACTCCTGCAAAC cctgtTCATGCCACCCTGTAGGCTCTGTCCTCTCAGGAGGTAGCACTCTCTGTAACCCTAGCAGTGGGGAGTGCACTTGTAAGCCTGGTGTCGGAGGCCCCCGCTGTGACagctgcatgctgggatactGGGGGCTTCATGAATACGGCTGCCGTCCATGTGACTGCACAGGGGACTGTGACCCCTACACTGGTGACTGCATTTCTGG CTCAGATGTGGAGGTCTTCTATACAGCCACTGGCCACATGGGACACAGCAGCAATAATAGTGAGAAGGCACTCTTTAGGGTAGAGGAGCTTTTCTCTGCACTGCACCACTCTG AGAAATGTGAGTGTGTAGAAGTAACCCTTGGCAGCCCGAAACTCTTCTGTGCTGCAGAGTATGACTATG TGCTGGTGGTGAGGGTAATGTCAGCTCATGATAAAGGCTCCCATGCAGAGGTAGAGGTCAAGGTCAAGAAGGTCTTGCACCAGAGCCCTCGTATGAAGATCCAGAGGGGAAGCGTCACACTTTACCCAGAGTCCTGGACCATCCAAGGCTGCACCTGTCCCATCCTCAACCCAG gATCTGAGTATGTGGTGGCTGGTCATGAGGACTGGAAGACCGGCCGACTGATGGTCAACACTAAGAGCCTGGTTAAGCCCTGGAAGTCAAGTCTGGGACGCAAAATCCTTCACATCCTCAGAAAAGACTGCGGCCTCTGGTAG
- the LOC139286423 gene encoding netrin-4-like isoform X2, protein MRLWTLLVIIPVCASSPLSAGPAVESRCSGRACNPRMGNLAQGRVLSTQSVCGSNSSEPYCFYKQTAAPRSRESCSEAKCSKCSSAVPSQAHPPSAMSDSSFRYPDTWWQSAEGVKEETLQLDLETEFLLTHLILVFRSPRPAAMVLERSQDHGHTWKALRYFARDCEEVFGLAEGSPQSGASCTSKYSGAFPCTRGEVIYRALSPWHSVDPYGPAAQDQLMITNLRVHLLQRQPCPCQAKHPDAAVLPTDHYAIYDFIVKGSCHCNGHADYCVPAMGYQPSHQKPNNMVHGKCVCRHNTAGDHCERCAPLYNDQPWQAANGIIGTPHECQKCKCNGHAKSCHFSRGLWLATGRRSGGVCDDCCHNTEGRHCQNCKKGFFRDPSRPKTAADSCKPCSCHPVGSVLSGGSTLCNPSSGECTCKPGVGGPRCDSCMLGYWGLHEYGCRPCDCTGDCDPYTGDCISGSDVEVFYTATGHMGHSSNNSEKALFRVEELFSALHHSEKCECVEVTLGSPKLFCAAEYDYVLVVRVMSAHDKGSHAEVEVKVKKVLHQSPRMKIQRGSVTLYPESWTIQGCTCPILNPGSEYVVAGHEDWKTGRLMVNTKSLVKPWKSSLGRKILHILRKDCGLW, encoded by the exons ATGAGGCTGTGGACTTTACTTGTCATCATCCCGGTGTGCGCATCCTCTCCACTTTCAGCCG GTCCGGCTGTGGAGAGCCGCTGCTCCGGCCGAGCCTGCAACCCTCGCATGGGCAACTTGGCCCAGGGTCGAGTCCTGAGCACCCAGTCGGTCTGCGGCTCCAACTCCTCGGAGCCCTACTGCTTCTACAAACAGACTGCCGCCCCCCGCAGCAGGGAGTCATGCTCGGAGGCAAAATGCAGCAAGTGCAGCTCTGCTGTCCCCAGCCAGGCGCACCCTCCCTCTGCCATGAGCGACTCCTCTTTCCGCTATCCTGACACTTGGTGGCAGTCTGCAGAGGGGGTGAAGGAGGAGACGCTCCAACTCGACCTGGAGACGGAGTTCCTGCTCACCCACCTCATACTGGTGTTCCGCTCACCCCGCCCCGCTGCCATGGTACTGGAGCGCTCCCAGGACCACGGGCACACATGGAAGGCCCTCAGGTATTTTGCCCGAGACTGTGAGGAGGTGTTTGGCCTGGCAGAGGGGTCGCCACAGAGTGGAGCAAGTTGCACCTCCAAATATTCAGGAGCTTTCCCTTGTACCAGAGGAGAG GTGATCTATCGAGCCTTATCGCCCTGGCACTCAGTGGATCCGTATGGACCAGCCGCCCAGGACCAGCTCATGATCACCAACCTGAGAGTCCATCTGCTGCAGCGCCAGCCGTGTCCCTGCCAGGCCAAACATCCTGATGCCGCCGTCCTCCCCACAGACCATTATGCCATCTATGATTTTATTGTCAAAGGCAGTTGCCATTGTAACGGACATGCTGACTACTGTGTGCCAGCCATGGGCTACCAACCCAGCCATCAGAAGCCCAACAACATG GTCCATGGCAAGTGTGTTTGCAGACATAACACAGCCGGTGACCACTGCGAGCGCTGTGCACCTCTCTACAATGACCAACCCTGGCAGGCTGCCAACGGCATCATAGGGACACCGCATGAGTGCCAGA AGTGCAAGTGTAATGGCCACGCCAAGAGCTGTCATTTCAGTCGTGGGTTGTGGCTAGCAACGGGACGCCGGAGTGGTGGCGTTTGTGACGACTGCTGCCACAACACAGAGGGCCGGCACTGCCAGAACTGCAAGAAGGGCTTCTTCAGAGACCCCAGCCGACCAAAAACTGCCGCTGACTCCTGCAAAC cctgtTCATGCCACCCTGTAGGCTCTGTCCTCTCAGGAGGTAGCACTCTCTGTAACCCTAGCAGTGGGGAGTGCACTTGTAAGCCTGGTGTCGGAGGCCCCCGCTGTGACagctgcatgctgggatactGGGGGCTTCATGAATACGGCTGCCGTCCATGTGACTGCACAGGGGACTGTGACCCCTACACTGGTGACTGCATTTCTGG CTCAGATGTGGAGGTCTTCTATACAGCCACTGGCCACATGGGACACAGCAGCAATAATAGTGAGAAGGCACTCTTTAGGGTAGAGGAGCTTTTCTCTGCACTGCACCACTCTG AGAAATGTGAGTGTGTAGAAGTAACCCTTGGCAGCCCGAAACTCTTCTGTGCTGCAGAGTATGACTATG TGCTGGTGGTGAGGGTAATGTCAGCTCATGATAAAGGCTCCCATGCAGAGGTAGAGGTCAAGGTCAAGAAGGTCTTGCACCAGAGCCCTCGTATGAAGATCCAGAGGGGAAGCGTCACACTTTACCCAGAGTCCTGGACCATCCAAGGCTGCACCTGTCCCATCCTCAACCCAG gATCTGAGTATGTGGTGGCTGGTCATGAGGACTGGAAGACCGGCCGACTGATGGTCAACACTAAGAGCCTGGTTAAGCCCTGGAAGTCAAGTCTGGGACGCAAAATCCTTCACATCCTCAGAAAAGACTGCGGCCTCTGGTAG